CCAGGGGAGTTCTTACAATGCTCCATTGTCGCGTTGTTGCCCGGCACTCCGCCGAGAAGAATACTAACAAGCATGCCAACGTAGGCCAGCGGCGTGCTGTATCTGCTCATTGCCTTGATCCAGTCGGGTTGCTTGTCACTCAGTGAGAGCTGGTCAATGTCGCAGAGAATCATTCCACCGATGAACATGGAGTAGTGCGCTCCGTCCACGATGTACATGAAGTAGAAGCACAGCAGGCACTCGCACCATAACCTGGCTGACCGCGTGCAGCGGGAGAAAGCCATAATTGCAGTGTAGATGGTGATGGATCCTCTCATTTCGACTGGGATGGACCAGACATGCTTTTGTTGTTGTAGGATGATATCGCCGCCAGTGTTCCAGATGTTTGTAAAGTTCTTGAAATCGCAATACCATTGCCAAATCTCATCTCGTAGGTTCCCTTGAGGCTTGAAGTCTGATCCAATGCCAATGTGCGGTAGTATGATGAAGCCGAAGGTCACCACTATAATTGGCACGTACAAACGCAGCCATCGTCTGAAGAGTGCCGAACCCACGTTGTTTCCAAGGTTGACGTAGTCGCCGCTCTCTATTAATGATAGAGGTTTCGAGGACAGGACGTAGCCAGATATGACGAAGAATGTTGCGACTGCATAGTGGCCTCCGCTGAAGAACGTCCTCACGATCGGGAATGCAATGAAGTAGTATTCCTTGTCCCAGCCGAAGGTGTTCTCGGCCTTTGTGCTGCCGCCCATGATCGCATGCGCCCATAGTCCATGATGCAGACAGTAGACCAGTAATGCTGCGAATCCTCTTATGCCATCCAGATATGCTGTCCGCCGCAGCTTCGAGGTTTTGTTCGTCTTCACCTGCAGAAACGAGGGCCTCAATCCAGACATCCTCGATGCTGCGAACTCCAGCAACAAGCCAACCTGCGCCTTCGTCTTCTCCACGGGTGTCGGGGGCCGTTCATCTTCATTCAGTGTCGAGTCTGAATCCACCTCGAGCTCGCCCTGTTCGAGCAGTCCCAGCGACTTCTCCCTCTCCGGTGTTCCCGCCATCTTTCCAAGGTCCAAAAGACTGCGCAGCGCTCACCAAGACTCCCCAATGCTCATATCACGATATCGATGTTGGTGGAGATTCGGCGATAGGGGTGATGTCGACGGTGGATACTGGATACTGCTTGGTGGATTGGTAAATTCGCTATCGTTTGGTAGCCAACAATCCCAAGGGTAATCGGTAATCGCAAGAAGCTCATGCAGTACAGTAGCACGATGGGGCAGCGCAGGACTAGCCAGTAGCGGGTACGGGTGCCGGCGGACCGATGGGGCAAGTTTCGATTTCCCAAGCAGGATTTCGCGGCACCAGCTGGCAGCAGGTGACAAACGACAAGACAACAAGACACGGACGCGCGCTCCTCGGCGGAGTTGCGATGTGTTGAGGTATCTCCCGATTGAGCAGCAGCCGCTCCACTCACAGcactctctctctctctctctatCTCTCTCTCTCTTGCAGATGCTGCTGTCTGAGCCTGTATCGCCCAGCGTCTGCACACAACGCTCACAATCCCTCTTTCCACGCTTCCAACGTTGCGGGCACCCCCTTTGATCTCGGTGCGGCGCGTGTAATGCTGGTAATGCTATTAATGATGCGATGGGATCGCGTTCCTGCGTCGCTTCAGCGCTGTGCAGGCTGTGCAGCACGCAAAGGGGTGCCTGCGTTTGTCTAGCGATGCTCCCAATCTGAGATCTGCACCACTCCCCGCAGTCCTTCAATCGTCCGCCGCAACGGTGCCACTCCCGCCGTGGCAGTGGAACTGATTGCGGTGCAGTGTGTGCTGTGATAGGGTGTCGATGCGAAAGTGTCTGTCCCACCACTCTTTTGCCTCTTGGTGCACAGTGTTGTGAGTCGCCGGATGGCCCGAGGCTGAGCGATTATGTGCACTGTCGTTGGCCGAGCATGTGAAAGCAGTTTTCGGTGCAAAATATGCCTCGGATGGCCACTTGCGACTTGCTGCACTGGCCACAGGTGCACAGCCTCTCGCCCACGCTGCAGGCGGAACAAGGTTCGCTGCGATACAGTATCATCAACGTGCAGCGCCCCCAGCCATGCCCCCGGTCATTACGCCTCCACTTCGGCTGGGCATGGCCGCCGGCTTGCACTGCTAGCTAGCTGTTAGTCGGTATGCTTCGACTGGTCTGGCTGGGGTGCCCACACGGCCACTAGATCCATGCCGATATGAATTGGACACTTTGAGGAGTTCTGCCTGTCTATCCTTGCATGACGTTTCTCTAGTGTCCACACATTCGCTTTCCCTCGCTTCACAAGACTGTCGCCGTCGCCGTCGCTGTTTGCATGTGCATGCCCATCCCTTGTTGaacagcagcagcagccAAACCTCGAGGATCAACAGTACATACACTCGCTAGTCGACATTGGATATCCATGGGGCGAACGACGTCGCGCGGCGCCGACGAGAAGTTGAAGCTGATGAGTCCCTCGCGAAAGGAGGGCCTTCAGATTGGCGTGCCGAAGCAATTGCAACGAGTCCTGCTGCCAGCATGCGCGGCGCTACTCTTCCTCTTCTTCGTCACCGCAGGAAACTGGAGCAGCGCAACAGAAGGGGTGAAAAAGGTGCTGCACAAAAGGCCCGCACACTTTCCCCGGAAGATATGGCAGACGTGGAAGGTCGACCCCATGCGCTTTGAAGAGAGGGACCACAACACTGCACAAACCTGGATCATCAAGAACCCAGACTACCGATACGAAGTCCTGACGGACCAGAACGACCTGGCCTATGTCGAGACACACTTTGGTCCGGAAGGTCTGAACCGACCCGATATCGTCTTCATGTACAGAGAGCTCACGGCGCGCATCATCAAGGCCGACCTGCTGCGCTACATGATCATGTACGTCGAGGGCGGCATCTACACCGACATCGACGTCGAAGCCCTCAAGCCTGCGAACCACTTCATCCCCCAGCGATGGAACGAGAAGGACGTGGACATGGTCATTGGTGTCGAGATTGACCAGCCCGAGTTCAAGGATCACCCAGTGCTGGGCTCAAAGAGCATGTCATTCTGCCAATGGACATTCATGACCAAGCCGCGGCTGCCAGTCATGCTCACGCTGATTGAGAACATCATGATGTGGCTCCGCGGCGTGGCCATGGAACAGAACAAGCCAATCTCTCAGATCGAGTTGGACTTTGATCAAGTTATTAGCGGAACAGGTCCATCTGCTTTCACCAAAGCGATCCTGGCAGACATGTCGAAGAACACCGGACGAACAGTTACCTGGGACGAGTTTCACGATCTGAACGAGTCCAAGCTGGTTGGCGGTGTACTCGTCCTTACCGTCGAGGCATTCGCCGCTGGCCAAGGTCACTCCGATTCTGGCACACACGAGGGTCGCCAAGCGCTGGTTCGCCACCACTACCACGCGTCCGGGTGGCCAACTGCTCATCCACGATTCAACCACCCTATGTTCGGCGAAGTCGAGCGCTGCAACTGGGTCCCTGACTGCGTGCGCGCCTGGGACGAGAACACTGCCACCTGGGAGCACATGACGCCCGAAGACAAGATGCAACAACTCGAAGTCGCGCGCACCAATGCCGAGGCAGCACAAAAACAGGCCGAAGACGCGTACCGGGAAGCAGAAGCCAAGGGCGAGCAAGCGCCACCTCCGCCACCACCTCCAGGCGCACCGGGCGCACCACCCCTCGCCGAGTTCCTGAACCCAGAGTGAACACCACCGAATCCTCAGGGATCGCGTTAGAGCGGACATTTTCCTTTTTCGACGCGTATACCACCCATGTACAGAGGCGTTCGGGGCGAGAGAGGGAGTAGACGGCCACAGCAGGCCCAGGCAGCATCTGGAACGGCGTTTTTGGGGGGTCCTCTTTTACTTTTGTACAGACAGTTGCATCTCTGAAAACCTTCCGCGACTCGGCAGAAGTGATGCATCGCGTGTCATACACACTTATCGCGGCATGGCATCCCTGCCTCGCGCCAGGATAGAGCGGGAGCCGCCGGGGGAAAAATGGACGTGTCAGGATATTTTAAGGCGCTTCGCGAGCTTCTTGACGTTTTAAAGCTTTGACAAATGTCAAAATCAACCACAGCAAAGATTTGGGAGGGGGAGGGGAAGGGGATGTCGATGGACGAGGTCGTGTTGTGCTCGCGGACGGCAGCAGGCCAGCAGGGAGACTACGAGGTCACGACCGAAGGAGATGAAGACGGCAGGACGTTAATGATAATCGCATGGCCGCAGGCCGAGAGAACCACATCTGCATCACCAGCACTGCTGCTGTACAACTCACAAGCGTCTGGGTACAGTGCGCAGTATACACGCATCGTAGCACCCAGCAGCATGCACATGCCGGCAACGCGCAGCCCTGGAACCGGCAGTGCCAGTGATCGTGGTACAGCACCTCATCGATGCGGTGAATAGGGCAGCTGATAATGGCGCATTGCAGAAGGAAAGAAACACCCACACTTCAACGATCTCGATCCACCTGCACAACGCGACTCACCAACTCCTCTTCTGCCGAGAACACAACCCAGTGATGTGTTATCTGATCACCACCCTGTCGAACCTGTTTTTCTCCCCCGTCCGGCAAGTCCACACGACCCCAAAGTAGAAATCCTGTCAAAGCAGGTGAGCGATGGCGCACTCTGCATCACACCTCGGCGCAAACCTTCAAGGCGACGATTCTCCTGCACCACATTCTCCGCCGTGTTGATCAACCATACTTTCCAGCTCCATACGAGAAACCCGAAGCACGCTGCACGCTGCACGCTGCACATCATCTAGGCTATTTCACCGAGAGTACCTCCTACTTCGTGAGGCAAAGATGATCCACAATCGACAACGAGGAAAGCCGACAGTGACAGAAGTCGTTGTATAGCGATCAATGTGATCGGGACTGTCGCTGCATTGGAACTTTATTACCGAGGAGATTGTTCCGACCCTTCGTGCCTTCCTCCTTTTGCAGCGCAGGCCGAAGTGGAAGGGGCCAGCTGGCTGTCGTTTTAGGTCAGATCGCACTTGAGCAGACCGTGTCTTGGCTGTGGCTGTTTATCTTTGAGATATAGGGATAGCGGCTTGTCAACGGGTTTTTCGTAGGGCCAGACTGCTGCTGGTGATGTCGAAACATAGACCTCCATGCCCGCTCGTTGTGGCCATAAAACCACATCCTGTCTGCTCATATCCGCACCCATGATCTCGATACATACCGCACATCAGTAATTATTTCCCTGCCCTCAAAGTAAAGCAAACTCCCTGCATACCACGCGACTTCTTTGTTGCGTGCCGCTGCCAAGCTTCTAAAGATGGTGGCCCAGGAGGATACTTTTACTTCCAACGTTGCGGGAAACTACAATCTTAGCTGGAAAAGCCTATTTGCGCCACCCGTGGTTCTGGGGTGGGCTTCTTGGTAGATTTCTTCAACGTCTTCACATCGACAAGTAGAGCCGTGATGGATTCGATGCAAATATAGATGGAGGAAGAGAATATGCTGTCGGGATGTACAGCTACTGTACCACGGTCCTCGAATCGAAGTGCCAGCGTGCTGGATCTTTTCAAAGCACAGCAAGACTCAAGTTTGAGGCAAGGACAGCGGTTCATCTCGTCGAGAACTTCCGTAGCATCTACAGTATGACAGTCTCCACCTCACATCTTACACCACCCTACCCCCACCAACAGGTACATGCAACCCATGAAACCCAATCCCCACCGCCTTCCCAACCTCAGCCCTCCCCACCTCCCTCATCGTCCTCGCATCAAGACACAGCAAATAACTCCTCCCCGTCTCTCCATCAAACACCACAGTCAAAACATGTCCCTCATCCTCCTCCACCGCTCCCGGCAGCGGCAGAAAGATCGGCTCCGAAGGTGTATGTCTGTAACACTCCCATCGAACACATTCCCCAGTCTGCGTGTCCGTCTTGCCCAGGGAATCGTTGAAGGATGATTTGCCTTGATCGATCAAAGACCACACGTAGCGATGTGGTTTGCGGCGGTAGTTGGGGTTGATGTTGGGGAGGTCGCCGGCTTTTGGGGAGGGGATGGAGGTGAGCTGTTGTGCTTTGCCGATCGTTGAGCTCTTGCTCTTTGACGCAGGGATGTTGGCGAGTTTGTAGCGGGTGAGGCTGACTTTGACGCTGTCGCGACACGCGAAGGAGCTGGCGCCGGGTCCCGTGGAGACGAGGTTCTGGTAGTAGAGGCGATGGAGGATGTCTAGATTTGGGAACGTGCAGGCTTCCCAGATGATGTCGATAGCGTTTTCGTTGTCGTTGCTGGGTTGCTCCCACGCATTTGTTGTGTGGAAGCAGAAGAAAGCTGGTGATTCGAACTTCTTCACAAGACCACGGCCGTGTCGTCGATCTATGACTAGCCAGATTGCCTTGGCATTGGGGTCGAAGTCGGCCATGGCGTCCATGAGGTTTCGCTCCCATAGCAAGCTAGCGCCTGCGCCTTTGAAGTGTGCTGGCCAGATGCATAAGACGATGAAGTTGTCGGTCATCGATATGGAGTGAATGTAAGCGGCCTTGATGTCACGACCTGCTATCTCGGCCAGAATCTCGACATCGCCCGTCCGGGTGTTGGCACGGAATACGCGATAGACTTGGCGAGCTCCGAAGGCAATGTTGTAGTTGAACACATGCCCAGTCTCGGCATCGTATGCTGGATGTGCACATGATAGAGGTCCAGTCAACGATGGATGTAGATGATCTTGCCTGGTGACGCCCAGTGGCTCCAGGGTATCCGCGTCGAAGGTCTTGGTGGCATGGTTGTCGGTCGTGGTGGTTATCACTCGGCGACCAGATATTTTGCCGCTCTCATGCTCTGCT
Above is a genomic segment from Fulvia fulva chromosome 3, complete sequence containing:
- a CDS encoding O-acetyltransferase PaAT-1; its protein translation is MAGTPEREKSLGLLEQGELEVDSDSTLNEDERPPTPVEKTKAQVGLLLEFAASRMSGLRPSFLQVKTNKTSKLRRTAYLDGIRGFAALLVYCLHHGLWAHAIMGGSTKAENTFGWDKEYYFIAFPIVRTFFSGGHYAVATFFVISGYVLSSKPLSLIESGDYVNLGNNVGSALFRRWLRLYVPIIVVTFGFIILPHIGIGSDFKPQGNLRDEIWQWYCDFKNFTNIWNTGGDIILQQQKHVWSIPVEMRGSITIYTAIMAFSRCTRSARLWCECLLCFYFMYIVDGAHYSMFIGGMILCDIDQLSLSDKQPDWIKAMSRYSTPLAYVGMLVSILLGGVPGNNATMEHCKNSPGWYYLCFLKPQAVFDYRWFFLFWAAVLAVLCIPRISWLKRFFEGRFCQYLGRISYMFYLMHGPILWIVGDRLYAAVGFVNYSHALNIPGWADSFKLPQWGPFGLELNYIIAQAILLPLTFYVAELTTALIDDPAIKFAQFCYQLTQPKKESHTEMQQSREQRKASQQA
- a CDS encoding Initiation-specific alpha-1,6-mannosyltransferase — encoded protein: MGRTTSRGADEKLKLMSPSRKEGLQIGVPKQLQRVLLPACAALLFLFFVTAGNWSSATEGVKKVLHKRPAHFPRKIWQTWKVDPMRFEERDHNTAQTWIIKNPDYRYEVLTDQNDLAYVETHFGPEGLNRPDIVFMYRELTARIIKADLLRYMIMYVEGGIYTDIDVEALKPANHFIPQRWNEKDVDMVIGVEIDQPEFKDHPVLGSKSMSFCQWTFMTKPRLPVMLTLIENIMMWLRGVAMEQNKPISQIELDFDQVISGTGPSAFTKAILADMSKNTGRTVTWDEFHDLNESKLVGGVLVLTVEAFAAGQGHSDSGTHEGRQALVRHHYHASGWPTAHPRFNHPMFGEVERCNWVPDCVRAWDENTATWEHMTPEDKMQQLEVARTNAEAAQKQAEDAYREAEAKGEQAPPPPPPPGAPGAPPLAEFLNPE
- a CDS encoding Beta,beta-carotene 15,15'-dioxygenase; protein product: MKQAEIERQGSLPVSQANAHSKLNNNAEKHFGDWPNAAAFNNLEDTKDQIELEISGHFPTHVAGTLCRTGPGAYKVPRSNSEDGHVTVDHWFDGFTTTHRFELTAGENGACNKVFYSSYNQTDDMIDAARRTGKLDGITFGQKRDPCDSFYKKFKAVFEPNLPDKSVTSINIGVGFQETLPQDIKRAEHESGKISGRRVITTTTDNHATKTFDADTLEPLGVTRQDHLHPSLTGPLSCAHPAYDAETGHVFNYNIAFGARQVYRVFRANTRTGDVEILAEIAGRDIKAAYIHSISMTDNFIVLCIWPAHFKGAGASLLWERNLMDAMADFDPNAKAIWLVIDRRHGRGLVKKFESPAFFCFHTTNAWEQPSNDNENAIDIIWEACTFPNLDILHRLYYQNLVSTGPGASSFACRDSVKVSLTRYKLANIPASKSKSSTIGKAQQLTSIPSPKAGDLPNINPNYRRKPHRYVWSLIDQGKSSFNDSLGKTDTQTGECVRWECYRHTPSEPIFLPLPGAVEEDEGHVLTVVFDGETGRSYLLCLDARTMREVGRAEVGKAVGIGFHGLHVPVGGGRVV